In the Ricinus communis isolate WT05 ecotype wild-type chromosome 3, ASM1957865v1, whole genome shotgun sequence genome, CACATAAAGACAAAATTACGTACTGATGTTTATCAGTTGATATTACATGATATATGGTTCATTTAGAGGAATAAATTTCAACTTTaacatatacaaaataattctACCACCGAATCAGCAGTCTCTAGCACGATTCCGTTTGACAAGAAATGTTTAACcaacaacaaaataataccAAGTTACACATATTTAGCCTCCAGCGGTGCCCCAAAGTACACTTTAAAGTTTTACCTACGCCACTTCCGACATTTGGTTCCTTCAATAGGTTCTCCTGTTTCATCATAGAGGACTTCTTGACATTGGAGCCAATTACTCAAAGAGTTGAGCTTCAGATGCTTATCTATAGAAGATCCCTGagaaaattatcatttttcacAGTGGGGCTCAGTAAACTTTTGATGAGAAGTCTAAATACCCCCACACCCACCTACCCAATGCATCCCCAAAGCACACCCATCTGAGAAGACAAGGAACACATTACCGAGTGCATTGAGTACAAAGTCAAAAAGTTCTGTATAACTGACCTTTGCAAATGCAGAAAGATTGCATCATGTGATTATTCTTTTGAAGCCCCCTTCAAGAATTATTAAGCGATAAAGTAAATGCATTCTTAACTATTATTCGTTGTCATACTCTTCGAGAAATCTATATTAGGTTGAGAAAAGAAAGCCCTAATCTATCATGTTTGAAAGATCCCTTACATGCAAGCCCATTGTTTCTGATGGATCCATTTTCAATGGCTCACCAATGCAATCAAAATCCCTGCAGAAACATAAATTTAGAGAACAATCAGATAAAAGATATGCCCACTCATTTCTCCATGTAAGAAAACTAAGTAAGGATTTAGCAGCCACGAACTAACATGGAAACATTTGTGCTTAGAAAATTCTTGTAAGTGGCAATCTCTACTGATGGCCAACTTCAACAATTAACCAGTACATTTTGTGGTTCCTTGTAATATTAGGGAGTATACTACTCACACAATGGCTCCTCTACCTAACACtccaaaattcaacaaaatttAGTTTGTCCCTCGATAAAACAGCCCAATCAACTGCCCGCGTAGATATAAAGCTTTTCCACAAATCCTTCTTAATCGTTTCATCACAATACTCCTACCAgtaagtttaattataatattaagaagATGCAGCGCACTAGGTGTAAATATCCAGTGAAGTATGCGTTGtttaacagaaaaagaaaagatacataggaaatataaataaacaataaatcgGAATTGAGAAATACAGATAAAACATACTTGGAAGTTTGATCAGACCACTGAGGAACTGCTGCTTGGAAAGAATCGCCAACTCTGACGCGAGAAGTATATGTGTCAGGGTACTTCAACATGGATGCTATTCGACCCGATTTAAAATAAGCAAGTCCATTGCCCCAGCTGATTTTTTGTGATCTGAGAAAAGAGGCCTCCAATGAAACTCTGTCATGTAAGTTGGCACAAAATTGACAAAACCAGTCATCGATGGGCAACATCTTAGTCTTGGAATTGCAGCAAGATACATGAAATGCCCCTTCACAATGATCACAAAGCAGCATGTTTAAGGTATCATCTAAAATACCACATAGATCGCAGTACTGGAAAATGGTTCTATCCTTGCTAATCCCTGCAACTTCAGCGGGAGCACCACTGCTGATAGGGCAATCTCCTACAAGCAGGCCATGACTCGTGAGTACAGAAATGCATAGATCTCTTTCTGAGAAATGTTCACCTAAAACCACCAGCTCAGAATTACCGACCCTCTCTTGCAAGTTTAATGTAACTTTTTTATCGAGGCTTGCTGACGGCAAGTGAGAGCGAGCAGACTCATCGATGCTGCTAATGACTTCTTTATGTTTTTGAACAGATACTGTAGGGGCTGGAACACCACTACCTGACTCATCAACTGTATGGTCACTATTAGTCTTTACAAGACCGCTTCTGAGTGTATCAATGGGTGTCTCATCCTCAACTGCAACATACTTTTCCTGGAGTTTTCTTCGCTTGCAAATCCCATTAGATCCAGGCTCGTGCTGCGAGCGAATCACCCAATCGCACAATAGATTATCTTCATTCCCGTGATTGGAGGCAAAAGGGAGAGCTGCTTCAACTCTACCCGGGACCAAATTCTTCGTTAACATATTTACCACAAGCCGGTTGCCATTCTAACCTAAACACAAACACGTTCAGAAGTCCACCTCTACTGCCATCTGAGAAACACAGGACAAAGTCAGCAAAACGGTTTCATATAGCAGACGGCTCCAAATGTTGGATtgccaaaagaaaattagaataCACCAGTACTCAGGGGAGcaataataaggaaaagaaattaaattatttggtacataagggagaaagaaaaataggaaTTGGGAATTACCAAAATCTGGAGATTGGTATTTTGGATTTGAAACAGCAAAAAAGCCTTTGCAATTTGCACGTAAATGTAATGTAATCTCAACCCGCGCATGAAAATATTtgttcaattattaaaaattcgGGCGCCTCTATTTCCCTCCAAAAACTTAATTCAGCTACGCGCCATaacatattttctattattaaaatcGAAAATTTTCTAGGGCTGTTGTTTGATTgatgaaataatatatttgctAATTAGATTATCAGATTTGTATGTAtctatttgatttaatatttgtgcCAATTAGCATAAATTGATTATAGACAATTTTTCAAGTTATGTCTAGTTTAAATGAACTGAGCTTATGTGTTTGTTTATTAGAATTTTGTATCTCTAACGGTAGattaaatcctaataatttgtttatggttatttattgattagagaaccaatcaaaaaatttattttgactaTTAGAGTTTATTAATAGCTGTGACTATATGAATTTTATCATTTGCATAATGATTAATTGTATGAAtcaaaacttatttatttctttaaccatatgctttattttatttattttaatttgctttgctcccttattattaatttatttgaaaattctttttatataatgcTCATTTAtgctattatttttccttGAAAAGAAACCAACCTAATCTTTCTAGATACAACCTTGCTCATAATTATATTGTCATGAGtaggatttttaatttttattagattaaacaCCTATCATAGAAATATGTTTACAAATATCATAAGTAAAATAACTAACCTTAagttaaaatctatttaaattaatttttaaaatattaatattattgttaaaattgataataaacgcataaatataaataaattaagttagctcataagttatttaaaaattcattcaAAATATTTGGTTCACACCACAGCTCAAGCTACGCatgtaatttatataattagttttaaagatttttagtacttattttaataaactcTTGATTCCAATTGGCCTTTTTATATTAGCTATTCTATTAAATTCAAGCCTTATCGAGTTTgtctaaatttaattgaaaagatatttatgaaaatggcCAAAAGTAAGGATAGATAagataattttagttaaaattggattatattctggtaaaaaataaaacacatatatattaatatcataaaaaatatatgtctAAATGAACTTTGatagatttaataaaatacataaaaatattaaattaaaatattaaagtttaaagatgaaaaagatatttatagatatagtTAATCGGTcgtgataaatgaaataattttgtatttatcattatatttttttattaatatattttcctttcacaattagatattttttgaaaaattgagccaatttgaatttttcactttataaaaataattattttttcaggAAGTGATATTGTTGGTTTTTTTTTGGtcaatctaataaaattatcaatgaaatatatatttcaaagaTGAGCAAACATCTCGCGAAAgggttattataattttttattgtagaaAAGATATAATTTGACAAATTCGATTTCAATTCAGTTCTGTTATCACTGGCAGCAATATTTTACCACGATAGCATTATTTAGCGAGGTGGAGTTGTTACCGGTTGTTTAATGGGCTAAGGCCCGAAGATGTCGGGCTAGGTTAGGGTGTCCATCTCATCAAACGAAGAGCAGCGACGGAGGGAGGcgaagagagggagagagacaGAGTTGAATCGCTTCTCCAAATTATAGATGGATTGATGGCTTTGGTTACTGTGAACGAGACAGTGACTTGAAGAGATTGATTGAATTGCGGAAATACAAAATGGCTGCTGTGAGTTAACCactgtatttttttctttgttcccACTGATTACATGGTTTTATTTGTTCCTGACTGATTTTTGTTATTGTTGATTTTAGCTGTTAATATCATGTGGAGAATCATCCGCATCATCACATATATTTCTTCTTCGATTATTGGACCGAGCTATGGACACCATCAAGCACCATACTGCTCAGATATTTGCCAACATTTTCTGCCGTGAATCTATTATAGATCCAAATGCAAGGTATCTCAGTCTATTTCgtctttccttttctcttacaAGTTAGAAAATAGTTCGTTTTCATTGAGATTTGGTATTGAAATCATGGattatacatttttattaatttttctttctgcaGTTATTTTTTTGACGATATGGTGAAAACTCTTAGTAATCGTTGCCGCTTAAGAAGAGATAACA is a window encoding:
- the LOC8282077 gene encoding uncharacterized protein LOC8282077; the protein is MLTKNLVPGRVEAALPFASNHGNEDNLLCDWVIRSQHEPGSNGICKRRKLQEKYVAVEDETPIDTLRSGLVKTNSDHTVDESGSGVPAPTVSVQKHKEVISSIDESARSHLPSASLDKKVTLNLQERVGNSELVVLGEHFSERDLCISVLTSHGLLVGDCPISSGAPAEVAGISKDRTIFQYCDLCGILDDTLNMLLCDHCEGAFHVSCCNSKTKMLPIDDWFCQFCANLHDRVSLEASFLRSQKISWGNGLAYFKSGRIASMLKYPDTYTSRVRVGDSFQAAVPQWSDQTSKDFDCIGEPLKMDPSETMGLHGSSIDKHLKLNSLSNWLQCQEVLYDETGEPIEGTKCRKWRRAPLSEVQTDEWDCSCSVTWDPFHSDCAVPQELETGEVLRQLKYINQLRSRQAVNKLNS